The Arthrobacter russicus genome has a segment encoding these proteins:
- a CDS encoding DUF2304 domain-containing protein, protein MSVAFSLVISIGMVLVVLLLLRRGKLREKYAILWLVVGILTIILGFFPSLLDWVASLVGVQIPANLLFALSIVLLVGVGLHVSRELTILEDETRALAEEVAILRAAVEDWTASTPDQLPREASADPLKHQQPGESNDR, encoded by the coding sequence GTGAGTGTGGCATTCTCCCTGGTGATCTCGATCGGCATGGTGCTAGTGGTGCTGCTTCTACTTCGTCGGGGCAAATTGCGGGAAAAATATGCGATTCTCTGGCTCGTGGTCGGCATCCTGACCATCATTCTGGGATTTTTCCCGAGCCTGCTCGATTGGGTTGCCAGTTTGGTGGGCGTCCAGATTCCGGCTAATCTGCTCTTTGCGTTGTCGATCGTTCTTCTGGTCGGAGTAGGGCTCCATGTGTCCCGCGAATTGACCATTTTGGAGGACGAGACACGCGCCCTCGCCGAAGAGGTCGCCATTCTTCGGGCCGCAGTCGAAGATTGGACTGCTTCGACGCCCGACCAACTACCACGGGAAGCTTCGGCGGACCCGCTCAAGCACCAGCAGCCAGGAGAATCCAATGACCGTTGA
- a CDS encoding glycosyltransferase family 2 protein yields the protein MDPSRRSGTLIIMPAWNESAVIASTIREIRETTPEHDILVVDDGSQDGTPAIAREAGAKVLVLPFNLGVGGAMRTGFKYALRYGYSSAIQVDSDGQHDPRDINKVLAGLQDSDISIGARFAGKGNYVARGPRKWAMLVLSKVISAVAKTELTDVTSGFKAVNVRGLNQYMEHFPTEYLGDTIDSLVVAVKSGCKVTQVPVEMRERQAGTPSHSPFKSTIYLARSGLVLCFALARKRTHRWDDFGLQGENPVEGGGSK from the coding sequence ATGGATCCATCCAGGCGCTCCGGCACGCTGATCATCATGCCGGCATGGAATGAGTCCGCGGTCATAGCGAGTACCATCCGGGAAATTCGTGAAACTACTCCGGAACACGACATCCTGGTCGTCGATGACGGCTCACAGGACGGCACGCCCGCGATTGCTCGGGAAGCCGGTGCCAAGGTTTTGGTGCTTCCGTTCAACCTCGGCGTCGGCGGAGCTATGCGAACCGGATTCAAGTACGCTTTGCGCTACGGTTACAGTTCGGCCATCCAAGTCGACTCGGATGGGCAGCACGACCCCCGGGACATCAATAAAGTACTTGCCGGCCTGCAGGATTCGGACATTTCGATAGGTGCGCGTTTTGCGGGCAAGGGGAACTACGTGGCTCGGGGCCCTCGCAAATGGGCCATGCTGGTGCTTTCCAAAGTGATATCCGCCGTGGCCAAGACCGAACTCACCGATGTGACATCTGGATTCAAAGCGGTCAACGTGCGGGGTCTCAACCAATACATGGAGCACTTTCCCACGGAATACCTGGGAGATACCATCGACTCCCTAGTAGTGGCGGTGAAGTCTGGTTGTAAGGTGACTCAGGTCCCGGTGGAAATGCGGGAACGCCAGGCCGGGACGCCAAGCCACAGCCCTTTCAAATCGACGATTTACCTTGCGCGGTCTGGATTGGTGCTTTGCTTTGCGCTGGCCCGAAAACGGACCCATCGCTGGGATGACTTTGGCTTGCAAGGCGAAAACCCGGTTGAAGGGGGTGGCTCGAAGTGA
- a CDS encoding type II secretion system F family protein — translation MPVAVGLSSGIGLFLIWWSCWATPARPTRKGRSDPIARNLRQAGVERIGTAAFVAISGCSGGLVFLTAFLLSGSLPVACCFGLFGGLLPFLVLRRRAAKRAAVFRQLWPDVVDQLRSAIRAGLALAEALSQLGEKGPAELRAYFQDFAVDYRSSGHFEPALDRLKERLSDPVSDRIFEALRLTRDVGGSDLGRLLGTLSEFLREAARTRSELEARQSWTVNAARLAVVAPWLVLMLLATQPDALNAYNSTAGWILLLVGLGVSVLCYRVMLRIGALPEEARVLR, via the coding sequence ATGCCGGTGGCGGTGGGCTTGAGCTCCGGAATCGGCCTCTTCCTCATCTGGTGGTCGTGTTGGGCGACGCCGGCCCGGCCAACCCGGAAGGGCCGTTCCGATCCGATTGCCCGGAATCTGCGTCAGGCGGGAGTCGAACGGATCGGGACGGCGGCCTTCGTGGCGATCTCCGGATGTTCCGGCGGGTTGGTCTTCCTCACGGCCTTTCTCCTCAGCGGTTCATTGCCGGTCGCCTGCTGTTTCGGACTCTTCGGCGGCCTGCTTCCCTTTCTGGTGCTGCGCAGGCGTGCCGCGAAACGGGCAGCGGTGTTCCGGCAACTGTGGCCCGACGTCGTAGACCAGCTCAGATCCGCGATCCGGGCCGGGTTGGCGCTCGCTGAAGCCCTGAGCCAGCTGGGCGAAAAGGGGCCGGCGGAGCTTCGCGCCTACTTTCAGGATTTCGCGGTCGATTACCGTTCCAGCGGGCATTTCGAACCGGCCTTGGACCGGCTCAAGGAACGGCTCTCCGATCCGGTGTCGGACCGGATCTTCGAAGCGCTCAGATTGACCCGGGACGTCGGTGGCTCGGACTTGGGGCGGTTGCTAGGCACGTTGAGCGAATTCCTGCGTGAGGCGGCCAGGACCCGGAGCGAATTGGAAGCCCGGCAGTCCTGGACGGTCAATGCCGCCCGGCTCGCTGTCGTGGCGCCGTGGCTGGTCTTGATGTTGTTGGCCACCCAGCCGGATGCGCTCAATGCCTACAACTCGACGGCCGGATGGATTCTCCTGTTGGTGGGCCTGGGCGTCTCGGTCCTCTGCTACCGGGTGATGCTCCGCATCGGGGCGCTGCCGGAAGAAGCGCGGGTCCTGCGATGA
- a CDS encoding glycosyltransferase family 2 protein, producing the protein MQPEGIVQVSVVMPMYNGSATIERAVASVIGQDFDDWELIIVDDCSTDDGPELVQRIIDSDRALRIKLLRQSENAGPSAARNAGLAAASGEFLSFVDCDDELLPSGLSVLVSAMRDDLDLVAAAHLAATVDGVRECRPDRMQGLASGAEILDAALQGKMWNYLHGKLYRSRIFEQVRFPAQLVRYEDLVVNACAYSYSRNVLVIDDPVYVYHVQPESLTWSQQPSLDYIKGTVQGVQDGINPAARGKVAQRSWDSLRAFLGVMTYSGGLFATDSAKANRQIVEYLRSELSWRALVGVARSWSLIGCSALLIKVSPQLYSALYRWHVRRTFGMSK; encoded by the coding sequence ATGCAGCCGGAGGGCATCGTCCAAGTCAGTGTGGTGATGCCGATGTACAACGGCTCGGCGACAATCGAGCGCGCGGTGGCAAGCGTCATCGGCCAAGATTTCGACGACTGGGAATTGATCATTGTCGACGACTGCTCCACCGACGACGGCCCGGAACTCGTGCAGCGAATCATTGATTCGGACAGAGCTCTTCGGATCAAGCTTCTTCGGCAGTCGGAAAACGCTGGTCCCAGCGCCGCGCGGAATGCCGGGTTGGCTGCTGCTTCAGGGGAATTCCTCAGCTTTGTGGACTGTGACGACGAGTTGCTCCCTAGCGGGCTTTCGGTGTTGGTATCCGCTATGCGCGACGACCTCGACCTAGTGGCGGCCGCGCACCTTGCCGCGACAGTTGACGGCGTACGTGAATGTCGACCGGACCGCATGCAAGGGCTAGCCAGCGGTGCGGAGATCCTCGATGCCGCGCTGCAAGGCAAAATGTGGAATTATCTCCACGGCAAGCTGTACCGTAGCCGCATCTTCGAGCAAGTTCGGTTTCCGGCGCAACTGGTCAGATATGAAGACTTGGTGGTGAACGCCTGCGCATACTCGTACAGTCGAAACGTCCTGGTGATCGATGATCCGGTTTATGTCTATCATGTCCAACCCGAATCCTTGACGTGGAGTCAGCAGCCATCCCTCGATTACATCAAGGGGACGGTCCAGGGGGTACAAGATGGAATCAATCCCGCAGCCCGGGGCAAGGTGGCGCAGCGATCTTGGGATTCCCTACGGGCTTTTCTGGGGGTGATGACCTATTCGGGCGGACTTTTCGCGACTGACTCGGCCAAGGCCAACCGGCAAATTGTGGAGTACCTCCGGTCGGAGCTGTCTTGGCGGGCGCTGGTCGGTGTGGCTCGGAGCTGGTCGCTCATCGGATGCTCGGCTTTGTTGATCAAAGTCAGCCCCCAGCTGTACTCGGCGCTCTATCGCTGGCATGTCCGGCGGACTTTCGGAATGTCCAAATGA
- a CDS encoding pilus assembly protein TadG-related protein yields the protein MTVRIVARRTAALHRGGQHCAAGESGQLAILVIGYLLLSLLAVSVVTAASAVYLEHKRLLSVADSASAFAADSFSLGAVGPGSAPQLTLSDQRVRAVVRQYLQQARTAEDFDRLAVSERTGSPDSRSATVVLTAVVRLPVVGLLLPDGVEITATSTARPQLRR from the coding sequence GTGACGGTCCGAATCGTTGCGCGGCGGACGGCGGCTTTGCACCGCGGCGGTCAGCACTGTGCTGCCGGCGAATCCGGGCAGCTTGCGATTCTGGTCATCGGCTATCTGCTGTTGTCCTTGTTGGCGGTGTCGGTGGTGACGGCTGCTTCGGCGGTGTACTTGGAGCACAAACGGTTGTTGTCCGTCGCGGACAGTGCCTCGGCGTTCGCTGCGGACAGCTTCAGCCTCGGCGCCGTCGGGCCTGGCTCGGCACCGCAATTGACGCTGAGCGACCAGCGGGTCCGCGCCGTGGTTCGGCAGTATCTCCAGCAGGCCCGGACCGCGGAGGATTTCGACCGGTTGGCAGTGTCCGAACGGACCGGCTCGCCGGACTCTCGCAGCGCCACGGTGGTGCTGACCGCGGTAGTCCGCTTGCCGGTGGTGGGATTGTTGTTGCCCGACGGAGTCGAAATCACGGCCACCAGCACAGCCCGCCCGCAGCTGCGGCGTTGA
- a CDS encoding GH25 family lysozyme, with translation MNFKLRTSPSRISIALLTLAVLPALALGTGAAVAAPPLPEPSSTAAAEKSDQALPPEVPSPGAKMGWTEDSVVAPQLLKNAPVESGPRGAAAPQAVTGSTSFVPGWGVLGLDVSAWQAKVNPNGSRTDNVNWQAEWNQGARFAYVKATEGTSYKSDTFGQQYGSAAAVGMIRGAYHFALPSVSSGTQQANFFAANGGGWSADGITLPPLLDIEYNPYASLGDTCYNMAGTQMVNWIKEFSNRMMTLTGRYPVIYTTTDWWTRCTGNAAGFGNQALHVAAYNSVGPGTLPASWNQYSFWQYSDKGPTAGDSNIWNGDLAALKRFATVPDSAGNNAAAQIQQTYAQNSAVLGTNSSGIICGLRDNGCYQSFRGGEILWSDATGAQVSRLGAIRTSYRTLAAENGKLGYPTGPETCGLKNNGCYQGFQNGYINWTNSTGAQITGGAIRQAWAQTGYESGKLGYPTGPETCGLKDNGCYQAFQNGYINWTSSTGAQPSPNGPIRQAWAQTGYESGKLGYPISSVICNPAEDSCYQGFQNGYINWTNSTGAQITGGAIRQAWAQTGYESGKLGYPTGPETCGLKDNGCYQAFQNGYINWTSSTGAQPSPNGPIRQAWAQTGYESGKLGYPISSVICNPAEDSCYQGFQNGYINWTNSTGAQITGGAIRQAWAQTGYESGKLGYPTGPETCGLKDNGCYQAFQNGYINWTNSTGAQPSPNGPIRQAWAQTGYESGKLGYPTGPETCGLKNNGCYQVFQGSSIYWTGATGAQITTGAIRDAWAKTGWEQGRLGYPVSGEGCNQNGTNCTQSFQGGRINWSVFEGISIN, from the coding sequence ATGAATTTCAAGCTTCGGACTTCGCCGTCCCGTATCTCCATTGCTCTGCTCACCCTGGCCGTCTTGCCCGCGTTGGCACTCGGCACCGGCGCCGCAGTGGCAGCCCCGCCGCTCCCGGAACCGAGCTCGACCGCAGCCGCGGAAAAATCCGACCAGGCCCTTCCGCCTGAGGTTCCGTCGCCCGGCGCGAAGATGGGCTGGACCGAAGATTCGGTCGTCGCACCGCAACTGCTCAAGAACGCGCCGGTCGAATCCGGCCCGAGGGGGGCTGCTGCACCGCAGGCAGTGACCGGATCGACGAGTTTCGTGCCTGGCTGGGGCGTCCTCGGCCTCGACGTGAGTGCCTGGCAAGCCAAAGTGAACCCCAACGGTTCCCGGACCGACAACGTCAATTGGCAAGCCGAATGGAACCAGGGGGCTCGCTTCGCCTATGTCAAGGCCACCGAAGGGACCAGCTACAAATCGGACACCTTCGGACAGCAATACGGATCCGCGGCCGCGGTGGGCATGATTCGCGGCGCCTACCATTTCGCGTTGCCCAGCGTTTCGTCCGGAACCCAACAGGCAAACTTTTTCGCGGCAAACGGCGGCGGCTGGTCCGCCGACGGGATCACCCTGCCGCCCTTGCTCGACATCGAATACAACCCTTACGCATCCTTGGGTGACACCTGCTACAACATGGCTGGCACCCAGATGGTCAACTGGATCAAAGAGTTCTCCAACCGGATGATGACGCTCACCGGGCGCTACCCGGTGATTTACACCACGACCGACTGGTGGACGCGTTGCACCGGCAATGCTGCCGGATTCGGCAATCAAGCCCTGCACGTGGCCGCCTACAATTCCGTCGGGCCCGGCACCCTGCCCGCGAGCTGGAACCAATACAGCTTCTGGCAGTACAGCGACAAAGGGCCCACCGCCGGAGACAGCAACATCTGGAACGGCGATCTGGCCGCGCTCAAACGGTTCGCCACGGTCCCCGACTCGGCGGGCAACAACGCAGCAGCTCAAATCCAACAAACATATGCCCAGAACTCGGCGGTGCTCGGAACCAACTCAAGTGGCATCATCTGTGGTCTGCGGGACAACGGCTGTTATCAGAGCTTTCGAGGCGGCGAAATCCTTTGGTCCGACGCCACCGGTGCGCAGGTGAGCCGTCTGGGTGCCATCCGCACCAGCTATCGGACACTTGCCGCCGAAAACGGCAAACTCGGCTACCCCACCGGACCCGAAACCTGCGGACTCAAAAACAACGGCTGCTACCAAGGCTTCCAAAACGGCTACATCAACTGGACCAACAGCACCGGCGCCCAAATCACCGGCGGAGCAATCCGCCAAGCCTGGGCCCAAACCGGATACGAAAGCGGCAAACTCGGCTACCCCACCGGACCCGAAACCTGCGGACTCAAAGACAACGGCTGCTACCAAGCCTTCCAAAACGGCTACATCAACTGGACCAGCAGCACCGGCGCCCAACCCAGCCCCAATGGACCCATCCGCCAAGCCTGGGCCCAAACCGGATACGAAAGCGGCAAACTCGGCTACCCCATCAGCTCAGTCATCTGCAACCCGGCAGAGGACAGCTGCTACCAAGGCTTCCAAAACGGCTACATCAACTGGACCAACAGCACCGGCGCCCAAATCACCGGCGGAGCAATCCGCCAAGCCTGGGCCCAAACCGGATACGAAAGCGGCAAACTCGGCTACCCCACCGGACCCGAAACCTGCGGACTCAAAGACAACGGCTGCTACCAAGCCTTCCAAAACGGCTACATCAACTGGACCAGCAGCACCGGCGCCCAACCCAGCCCCAATGGACCCATCCGCCAAGCCTGGGCCCAAACCGGATACGAAAGCGGCAAACTCGGCTACCCCATCAGCTCAGTCATCTGCAACCCGGCAGAGGACAGCTGCTACCAAGGCTTCCAAAACGGCTACATCAACTGGACCAACAGCACCGGCGCCCAAATCACCGGCGGAGCAATCCGCCAAGCCTGGGCCCAAACCGGATACGAAAGCGGCAAACTCGGCTACCCCACCGGACCCGAAACCTGCGGACTCAAAGACAACGGCTGCTACCAAGCCTTCCAAAACGGCTACATCAACTGGACCAACAGCACCGGCGCCCAACCCAGCCCCAACGGACCCATCCGCCAAGCCTGGGCCCAAACCGGATACGAAAGCGGCAAACTCGGCTACCCCACCGGACCCGAAACCTGCGGACTCAAAAACAACGGCTGCTACCAGGTATTCCAAGGTAGTTCGATTTACTGGACTGGGGCGACCGGCGCGCAAATCACCACCGGGGCGATCCGCGATGCTTGGGCGAAAACCGGTTGGGAGCAGGGACGCCTCGGATACCCCGTGTCAGGCGAAGGATGCAACCAAAATGGAACAAACTGTACTCAAAGTTTCCAAGGTGGCCGCATCAACTGGTCGGTATTCGAGGGAATCTCCATCAATTGA
- a CDS encoding type II secretion system F family protein, whose amino-acid sequence MSSQMLPAMLSGALLGLGLCLVLFRAPFMRGPEFSERIEPQMRPSAAQSRLLLRVDAPGSMLGPLGRFLRGGLARAGVRFPGIGSGNANLALRLGQAGRAQSPLEFRAEQLLWAGVGFGVAASISVFWAIGRTSNPLLPAVVSLGAACFGYLLRDHLLSQQIKRRERKMLNEFPALAELMALAVGAGESAAGALERVCRASSGELSSEFERILNRTRSGTPLIEALAEFSARTTAMPLVRFTDGLAVAIQRGTPLADVLRAQAQDVRDLAKRELMESAGKKEIAMMIPVVFGILPLTVLFAAFPGFHLLSFGL is encoded by the coding sequence ATGAGCAGCCAGATGTTGCCGGCGATGCTGTCCGGAGCACTGCTCGGCCTGGGGCTGTGCCTCGTGTTGTTCCGAGCCCCCTTCATGCGCGGACCGGAATTCAGCGAACGGATTGAGCCGCAGATGCGCCCGTCCGCAGCGCAATCGAGGCTTCTGCTGCGCGTCGACGCCCCCGGGTCCATGCTGGGTCCCCTGGGACGGTTCCTGCGTGGCGGGTTGGCGCGGGCCGGCGTTCGGTTTCCCGGAATCGGCAGCGGAAATGCGAACTTGGCGCTGCGGCTCGGCCAGGCCGGCCGGGCACAGTCGCCCTTGGAATTCCGGGCCGAGCAGCTCCTGTGGGCGGGCGTGGGCTTCGGCGTAGCAGCGTCGATTTCGGTGTTCTGGGCGATCGGCCGAACCAGCAACCCTTTGCTGCCGGCCGTCGTGTCGCTGGGCGCAGCCTGCTTCGGGTATCTGTTGCGCGACCATCTGCTATCCCAGCAGATCAAACGCCGCGAGCGGAAAATGCTGAACGAATTCCCGGCCTTGGCGGAATTGATGGCCCTCGCGGTCGGTGCCGGTGAGAGTGCGGCCGGCGCCTTGGAACGGGTCTGCCGGGCTTCGAGCGGCGAACTTTCCAGTGAGTTCGAAAGGATTCTGAACCGCACCCGCAGCGGGACGCCGCTGATCGAGGCATTGGCGGAATTTTCCGCCCGGACCACGGCGATGCCCCTGGTCAGGTTCACCGACGGCCTCGCCGTGGCGATCCAACGCGGCACCCCGTTGGCGGACGTCCTGCGCGCCCAAGCACAGGACGTCCGGGACTTGGCGAAACGGGAGCTCATGGAATCGGCCGGCAAAAAGGAAATCGCCATGATGATTCCGGTGGTCTTCGGTATTTTGCCGCTGACTGTGCTCTTCGCAGCTTTCCCCGGATTCCACCTGCTGAGTTTCGGTCTATAG
- a CDS encoding glycosyltransferase family 2 protein, whose protein sequence is MTVDVMFPYYGDVVMMKAAVDSVLSQEDRDFRFTIVDDGYPDDSLPEYFKSLVDNDSRVRYYRNETNLGANGNYKKCLSLVEHDVVVVMGADDIMLPNFIGVVRKAMENPRVKIVQPGVEVIDENGTVYLPLGDRVKAQLRKMVVGSATEAIVAGEPIAQSLITGDWLYFPSVAWRADAILKHDFREQYNVVQDIALAMDIIMDGGEMAVIDEVCFQYRRHRESDSSIKALDGRRFAEERAFFDECARDFARLGWRKASRAARLHLTSRLNAVTLLPKVVSKGMWDGLRKLTVHAVKP, encoded by the coding sequence ATGACCGTTGACGTGATGTTCCCCTATTATGGGGATGTCGTCATGATGAAGGCCGCCGTTGACTCGGTGCTGAGTCAAGAGGACCGGGACTTTCGGTTTACCATCGTCGACGACGGGTACCCGGACGATTCGCTCCCGGAGTACTTCAAATCCCTGGTGGACAACGACTCGCGCGTCCGCTACTACCGCAATGAAACGAATCTTGGCGCGAACGGAAACTACAAGAAGTGTTTGAGCCTAGTTGAGCACGATGTGGTCGTCGTGATGGGCGCGGACGACATCATGCTGCCGAACTTCATCGGGGTGGTTCGGAAGGCGATGGAAAACCCGCGGGTTAAAATCGTGCAGCCCGGTGTTGAAGTCATCGACGAAAACGGAACGGTCTATTTGCCGCTCGGCGACCGAGTCAAGGCCCAACTTCGCAAGATGGTGGTCGGGTCAGCAACCGAGGCCATTGTAGCCGGTGAGCCGATTGCGCAGAGCCTGATCACCGGAGACTGGTTGTACTTCCCCTCGGTGGCGTGGCGCGCGGATGCAATTTTGAAACACGATTTCCGGGAACAGTACAACGTGGTCCAGGACATTGCTTTGGCTATGGACATCATTATGGACGGCGGTGAAATGGCAGTCATCGACGAAGTGTGTTTTCAGTATCGCCGCCACCGCGAGTCGGACTCTTCGATCAAGGCATTGGATGGCCGGCGGTTCGCTGAAGAGCGTGCATTCTTCGACGAATGTGCAAGGGATTTCGCCCGGCTTGGTTGGCGAAAGGCTTCGCGCGCAGCACGGCTGCATCTGACTTCAAGGCTGAACGCTGTGACATTGCTGCCCAAGGTGGTTTCCAAAGGCATGTGGGACGGGCTGCGTAAACTCACTGTTCACGCAGTCAAACCCTGA
- a CDS encoding TadE family protein: protein MTRSIESAAERGSALVDFVLVGALLALTFISIVQLALVLHVRNTIIDAAASGARYGGLADRAAEDGVNRTRELIGSALNPDFAQDIGFSRADVAGIPVLRITVRAPLPVIGLIGPAKVLEVNGHAALQP from the coding sequence ATGACGCGATCAATAGAGTCCGCGGCTGAGCGCGGTTCCGCGCTGGTCGACTTTGTCCTGGTAGGCGCGTTGCTGGCCTTGACCTTCATCTCGATTGTCCAGCTGGCGCTGGTTCTGCACGTCCGAAACACCATCATCGATGCCGCAGCCTCCGGTGCCCGGTACGGCGGCTTGGCGGACCGGGCAGCTGAGGACGGGGTGAATCGGACCCGGGAACTGATCGGCTCCGCGCTGAACCCCGACTTCGCCCAGGACATCGGTTTCAGCCGTGCCGACGTCGCAGGGATTCCGGTGCTGCGAATCACGGTTCGGGCTCCGTTGCCGGTGATCGGCTTGATCGGGCCGGCCAAAGTCCTGGAGGTGAACGGACATGCGGCACTGCAACCGTGA
- a CDS encoding CpaF family protein: protein MDAVDIVEGEVRELLRRDGIDPMRQLAEVRQIVEAVFLDYEERALLGAVPSLRRAAEAKRFVLDAVTGFGAIQPLLDDPAVEEIWINAPTEIYVARNGESELTGLQLNPQLIRDLVEKMLKSSGRRLDLSSPFVDAALPDGSRLHVVIPDVTREHWAVNIRKFVARASRLEHLVELGTLPQQAARFLAAAVASGLNILVSGATQAGKTTMLNCLSASIGARERVVTVEEVFELHFPLRDVVGLQCRQANLEGSGEVPLRRLVKEALRMRPDRLVVGEVREAECLDMLIALNSGLPGMATVHANSAHDAIVKLCTLPLLAGQNISSAFVVPTVASCLDLVVHCNRSPDGSRRVVEILAIGSRVENGVIETAPIFGTRDGRLAPVAVAMPAADKFQRAGYDVAELLAAS, encoded by the coding sequence ATGGACGCGGTGGATATTGTCGAAGGCGAAGTCCGGGAGCTATTGCGGCGCGACGGAATAGACCCGATGCGCCAGCTGGCCGAAGTTCGGCAGATCGTCGAAGCGGTTTTCCTCGACTATGAAGAACGCGCGTTGCTCGGTGCGGTGCCGTCGTTGCGCCGGGCCGCGGAGGCAAAACGATTCGTCCTCGACGCGGTCACCGGGTTCGGTGCGATTCAACCGCTTCTCGATGATCCTGCAGTCGAAGAAATCTGGATCAATGCACCGACCGAAATTTATGTCGCGCGCAACGGGGAGTCCGAGCTGACCGGCTTGCAGCTGAATCCGCAACTGATTCGGGACTTGGTCGAGAAAATGCTCAAGAGTTCCGGACGTCGTCTGGACTTGAGCAGTCCATTCGTCGATGCGGCGCTTCCGGACGGTTCGCGGTTGCACGTCGTGATCCCGGATGTCACCCGGGAGCATTGGGCGGTGAACATCCGGAAGTTCGTCGCTCGGGCGAGCCGCCTGGAACACCTGGTCGAACTCGGTACGCTGCCGCAGCAAGCGGCACGGTTTTTGGCCGCGGCGGTGGCTTCTGGACTCAATATCCTGGTCTCCGGTGCCACCCAAGCCGGGAAAACCACGATGCTCAACTGCTTGTCCGCGAGCATCGGCGCGCGGGAACGGGTGGTGACGGTGGAGGAAGTGTTCGAACTGCATTTTCCGTTGCGTGATGTGGTCGGCCTGCAATGCCGCCAGGCCAATCTCGAAGGAAGCGGCGAGGTGCCGTTGCGCCGTCTGGTCAAGGAAGCACTGCGCATGCGCCCCGACCGCTTGGTGGTCGGCGAAGTCCGGGAGGCCGAGTGCCTGGACATGCTCATCGCTTTGAACAGCGGATTGCCCGGGATGGCGACGGTGCACGCCAACTCCGCGCACGATGCCATCGTCAAACTGTGCACCTTGCCGCTCTTGGCCGGCCAGAACATCTCCTCGGCGTTCGTGGTGCCTACGGTCGCTTCATGCCTCGACTTGGTGGTGCACTGCAACAGGTCGCCTGACGGGTCCCGCCGGGTGGTCGAGATCCTCGCGATCGGGAGCCGGGTGGAGAACGGGGTCATTGAAACGGCCCCGATTTTCGGTACCCGCGACGGCCGCTTGGCGCCGGTCGCGGTGGCTATGCCGGCTGCGGATAAATTCCAACGGGCCGGCTACGACGTAGCTGAACTCCTGGCGGCCTCCTGA